The Streptomyces sp. NBC_00344 genome includes a window with the following:
- the hemC gene encoding hydroxymethylbilane synthase: MTNALRLGTRRSKLAMAQSGKIAEAVRRITGRPVELVEITTYGDTSREHLAQIGGTGVFVTALRDALLRGDIDFAVHSLKDLPTTQPDDLVLAAIPVREDPRDVLIARDGLTFEQLPDGARVGTGSPRRMAQLNAYARNHGMRIETVPIRGNIDTRIGFVRSGELDAVVLAAAGLSRIGRSDEVTEFLPVDTILPAPGQGALAVECAASDAGLIASLAELDDPYTRAAVTAERSLLAALEAGCSAPVGALADVLADGQSDVTEMRLRGVVGSTDGSSLVQLSTTGPVPASHEGIEALGRELASEMLAKGAAGLMGERAR, encoded by the coding sequence ATGACAAATGCCTTGAGGCTGGGGACCAGGCGAAGCAAGCTCGCCATGGCCCAGTCAGGAAAAATTGCCGAGGCGGTGCGCCGGATCACGGGACGCCCCGTGGAGCTCGTCGAGATCACCACGTACGGGGACACCTCCCGTGAGCATCTCGCGCAGATCGGCGGAACCGGTGTGTTCGTCACCGCGCTGCGTGACGCGCTGCTGCGCGGGGACATCGACTTCGCCGTGCACTCCCTGAAGGATCTGCCGACCACGCAGCCGGACGACCTGGTGCTCGCAGCGATCCCGGTCCGCGAGGATCCGAGGGATGTGCTGATCGCGCGGGACGGGCTGACCTTCGAGCAGCTGCCGGACGGTGCCCGGGTGGGCACCGGCTCGCCGCGCCGGATGGCGCAGCTCAACGCGTACGCACGTAACCACGGCATGCGCATCGAGACGGTGCCGATCCGCGGCAACATCGACACCCGCATCGGCTTCGTCCGCAGCGGGGAGCTGGACGCGGTGGTTCTTGCCGCTGCCGGGCTCAGCCGCATCGGCAGGTCCGACGAAGTCACCGAGTTCCTGCCGGTCGACACCATCCTGCCCGCCCCCGGCCAGGGGGCACTGGCAGTCGAGTGCGCGGCGTCCGACGCCGGCCTCATTGCCTCGCTCGCCGAGCTCGACGACCCGTACACCCGGGCCGCCGTGACCGCCGAGCGATCCCTGCTCGCCGCCCTGGAGGCCGGTTGCAGTGCGCCTGTGGGCGCACTGGCCGACGTCCTGGCCGACGGGCAGTCTGATGTCACCGAGATGCGCCTGCGCGGCGTCGTCGGCTCGACCGACGGTTCCTCGCTTGTGCAGTTGTCCACCACCGGTCCCGTACCTGCGTCGCACGAAGGCATCGAGGCGCTCGGACGCGAACTCGCGTCCGAGATGCTGGCCAAGGGTGCGGCCGGTCTTATGGGGGAGCGAGCACGATGA
- a CDS encoding glutamyl-tRNA reductase: protein MSLLVVGLSHRSAPVSVLERAALSTDAQAKLLQDTLAAEPSAEAATLATCNRIELYADVDKFHAGVAELSTLLAQHSGVGLEELTPYLYVHYEDRAVHHLFSVACGLDSMVVGEGQILGQIKDALALGQELHTAGRLLNDLFQQALRVGKRAHSETGIDRAGQSLVTFGLEQLADGSEVAVWAKEKRALVIGAGSMSSLAAATLSRAGIGEIVVANRTQARAERLVEILGEAGTAARTVPMDAVDSQLAQVDVVVSCTGATGLVLTAESVADALGQPFTPADVPTAAATGHVPADRPAGARTTAADELEQHGAWAENAVTVSRPRRVPDGTPVRLALLDLAMPRDVDGAVHRLGGVRLVDIESLADASADAPMAADVDAVRTIVSDEVAAFGAAQRAAHITPTVVALRTMAAGVVAGEVARLEGRLPDLDDKQRAEITQTVRRVVDKLLHAPTVRVKQLASEPGGAGYADALRELFDLDPLTVAAVSRADLTDLSNTDVKNRGRA from the coding sequence ATGAGTCTCCTGGTAGTCGGACTGAGCCACCGCAGCGCTCCGGTCAGCGTGCTGGAGCGGGCGGCGCTCTCCACGGACGCGCAGGCCAAGCTGTTGCAGGACACGCTGGCCGCGGAGCCGTCCGCCGAGGCGGCCACGCTCGCCACCTGCAACCGCATCGAGCTCTACGCCGACGTGGACAAGTTCCACGCGGGCGTCGCCGAGCTCTCCACGCTGCTCGCCCAGCACAGCGGAGTCGGTCTCGAGGAGCTCACTCCTTATCTCTATGTGCACTACGAGGACCGGGCGGTTCACCACCTCTTCTCGGTGGCCTGCGGGCTCGACTCCATGGTCGTCGGCGAGGGGCAGATCCTCGGCCAGATCAAGGACGCCCTGGCGCTCGGCCAGGAACTGCACACCGCGGGGCGGCTGTTGAACGATCTGTTCCAGCAGGCGCTGCGGGTGGGCAAGCGGGCCCACAGCGAGACCGGCATCGACCGGGCCGGGCAGTCGCTCGTCACCTTCGGTCTCGAACAGCTCGCCGACGGATCCGAAGTGGCCGTGTGGGCCAAGGAGAAGCGGGCGCTCGTCATCGGCGCCGGTTCGATGTCCTCACTCGCGGCCGCGACGCTCTCCCGAGCCGGAATCGGCGAAATCGTGGTGGCCAACAGGACGCAGGCGCGAGCCGAACGGCTGGTGGAGATCCTCGGCGAAGCGGGCACCGCGGCGAGGACCGTCCCGATGGACGCCGTCGACAGCCAGCTCGCCCAGGTGGATGTCGTCGTGTCCTGTACGGGCGCGACCGGCCTCGTGCTGACTGCGGAGTCCGTCGCGGATGCGCTCGGCCAGCCGTTCACACCGGCCGACGTGCCCACTGCCGCAGCCACCGGCCACGTGCCCGCCGACCGGCCCGCCGGAGCCCGGACGACCGCGGCCGACGAGCTGGAACAGCACGGCGCCTGGGCCGAGAACGCCGTCACCGTCTCCCGCCCGCGCCGTGTCCCCGACGGCACGCCCGTCCGGCTCGCGCTGCTCGATCTCGCGATGCCCCGCGATGTCGACGGCGCGGTGCACCGGCTCGGCGGAGTACGTCTGGTGGACATCGAGTCGCTTGCCGACGCGTCCGCCGACGCACCGATGGCCGCCGATGTCGACGCCGTGCGCACCATCGTCTCCGACGAGGTCGCCGCCTTCGGCGCCGCTCAGCGTGCCGCGCACATCACCCCGACCGTCGTCGCGCTGCGTACCATGGCGGCCGGCGTTGTCGCCGGTGAGGTCGCGCGGCTCGAGGGCCGGCTCCCCGACCTGGACGACAAGCAGCGCGCCGAGATCACCCAGACCGTGCGCCGTGTCGTCGACAAGCTCCTGCACGCGCCCACCGTGCGGGTCAAGCAGCTCGCGAGCGAGCCCGGCGGTGCCGGGTACGCGGACGCGCTGCGGGAACTCTTCGACCTCGACCCGCTGACGGTCGCGGCCGTCAGCAGGGCCGATCTGACCGACCTGAGCAACACAGACGTCAAGAACCGAGGGCGGGCATGA
- a CDS encoding redox-sensing transcriptional repressor Rex, whose product MATGRTHRPATRSRGIPEATVARLPLYLRALTGLSERSVPTVSSEELAAAAGVNSAKLRKDFSYLGSYGTRGVGYDVEYLVYQISRELGLTQDWPVVIVGIGNLGAALANYGGFASRGFRVAALIDADPEMAGKPVAGMPVQHSDDLEKIISDNGVSIGVIATPAGAAQPVCERLVAAGVTSILNFAPTVLSVPEGVDVRKVDLSIELQILAFHEQRKAGEGAAAAAAAAAGAPPLKGAARADRKGPDGDMPAVMPA is encoded by the coding sequence GTGGCAACTGGCCGAACTCACCGACCGGCGACCCGTAGCCGAGGAATCCCCGAGGCCACCGTCGCCCGACTTCCCCTGTATCTCCGCGCCCTCACCGGGCTGTCCGAGCGTTCCGTGCCCACGGTTTCATCCGAGGAGCTCGCCGCCGCGGCCGGGGTGAACTCGGCGAAGCTGCGCAAGGACTTCTCCTATCTGGGTTCGTACGGAACTCGCGGTGTCGGATATGACGTGGAATATCTCGTATATCAGATCTCGCGTGAGCTGGGTCTCACCCAGGACTGGCCGGTCGTCATCGTCGGTATCGGAAATCTCGGTGCCGCGCTCGCCAACTACGGCGGCTTCGCCTCCCGTGGCTTCCGGGTCGCGGCACTGATCGACGCAGACCCGGAGATGGCGGGCAAGCCGGTCGCCGGAATGCCCGTACAGCACAGCGACGATCTCGAGAAGATCATCAGCGACAACGGCGTCTCCATCGGAGTCATCGCGACCCCGGCGGGCGCCGCCCAGCCGGTGTGCGAGCGGCTGGTCGCCGCCGGAGTCACCTCCATCCTCAACTTCGCGCCCACCGTGCTCTCGGTGCCCGAGGGTGTCGACGTGCGCAAGGTCGATCTCTCGATCGAGCTGCAGATCCTGGCCTTCCACGAGCAGCGCAAGGCCGGCGAGGGAGCAGCTGCCGCCGCTGCCGCAGCCGCAGGGGCGCCGCCTCTCAAGGGCGCGGCCCGTGCCGACCGGAAGGGACCCGACGGGGACATGCCCGCCGTGATGCCGGCATGA
- a CDS encoding glutaredoxin family protein yields MSLFPRSRAGSRKRLVTLVGKPGCHLCDDARRIVATVCDDLGTEWEEKDITQDAALNEAYWEQIPVVLIDGEQHTFWRVDPNRLRRALGA; encoded by the coding sequence ATGAGTCTCTTTCCGCGCAGTCGGGCCGGCAGCCGCAAGCGCCTCGTCACCCTGGTCGGCAAACCCGGCTGTCATCTCTGCGACGACGCACGCAGAATCGTCGCCACCGTCTGCGATGACCTCGGCACGGAATGGGAGGAAAAGGACATCACTCAGGACGCGGCGCTGAATGAGGCCTACTGGGAGCAGATTCCCGTAGTGCTCATCGACGGCGAACAGCACACGTTCTGGCGCGTCGATCCGAATCGGCTCCGACGCGCACTGGGCGCCTGA
- a CDS encoding HAD family hydrolase, with protein sequence MAALGWLTPRRRSATARSVLAGEAAAEAARKTSQELALVTPDGESAPEPAFPVVGDDLAAAFFDLDNTVMQGAAIFHFGRGLYKRQFFQRRELARFAWQQAWFRLAGVEDPEHMQDARDSALSIVKGHRVSELMSIGEEIYDEYMADRIWPGTRALAQAHLDAGQKVWLVTAAPVETATIIARRLGLTGALGTVAESMDGVYTGRLVGEPLHGPAKAEAVRALAAAEGLDLGRCAAYSDSHNDIPMLSLVGHPYAINPDTKLRRHAREREWRLRDYRTGRKAARVGIPAAAGVGALAGGTAAAVALHRRRR encoded by the coding sequence ATGGCCGCACTGGGATGGCTGACCCCTCGTAGGCGCTCGGCGACAGCACGCAGCGTGCTGGCGGGCGAGGCCGCAGCCGAGGCAGCCCGCAAGACCTCGCAAGAGCTGGCGCTGGTGACACCGGACGGCGAATCCGCTCCGGAGCCCGCGTTCCCCGTCGTGGGCGACGACCTCGCCGCCGCCTTCTTCGATCTCGACAACACCGTGATGCAGGGCGCCGCGATCTTCCACTTCGGACGGGGCCTCTACAAGCGGCAGTTCTTCCAGCGCCGCGAGCTGGCCAGATTCGCCTGGCAGCAGGCGTGGTTCCGACTGGCCGGCGTCGAGGACCCGGAGCACATGCAGGACGCCCGGGACAGCGCGCTGTCCATCGTCAAAGGGCATCGCGTGTCCGAGCTGATGTCCATCGGCGAGGAGATCTACGACGAGTACATGGCGGACCGCATCTGGCCCGGTACCCGTGCGCTCGCCCAAGCCCATCTGGACGCGGGCCAGAAGGTGTGGCTGGTCACCGCCGCGCCCGTCGAGACCGCGACGATCATCGCCCGCCGGCTGGGACTGACCGGCGCCCTCGGCACCGTCGCCGAATCGATGGACGGCGTCTACACCGGCCGCCTCGTCGGCGAACCGCTGCACGGTCCGGCGAAGGCCGAAGCCGTACGGGCGCTCGCGGCCGCCGAGGGCCTGGACCTCGGCCGCTGCGCCGCATACAGCGACTCGCACAACGACATCCCCATGCTCTCGCTGGTCGGCCATCCGTACGCGATCAACCCGGACACCAAGCTCCGCCGCCACGCCCGCGAGCGGGAGTGGCGGCTGAGGGACTACCGCACCGGCCGCAAGGCGGCCAGGGTCGGCATCCCGGCAGCCGCCGGTGTCGGCGCTCTGGCAGGCGGCACAGCGGCCGCCGTCGCCCTGCACCGCCGCCGCCGCTGA
- a CDS encoding ECF subfamily RNA polymerase sigma factor, BldN family, which translates to MYPHVGVDASGLATLRATVLDQLRGIVPTAYAVPAFATPVPAGPCYALAEGHATVGRRSRGGTGTSTARRPAADSDSARMMDLVERAQAGETDAFGRLYDQYCDTVYRYIYYRVGGKATAEDLTSETFLRALRRISTFTWQGRDFGAWLVTIARNLVADHFKSSRFRLEVTTGEMLDANEVERSPEDSVLESLSNAALLEAVRRLNPQQQECVTLRFLQGLSVAETARAMGKNEGAIKTLQYRAVRTLARLLPDDVR; encoded by the coding sequence GTGTACCCACACGTCGGGGTTGACGCCTCGGGCCTGGCTACGCTGCGCGCAACGGTCCTTGACCAGCTGCGCGGCATTGTCCCCACCGCGTACGCCGTCCCCGCTTTTGCCACCCCTGTGCCTGCCGGACCCTGCTACGCCCTCGCCGAGGGCCATGCGACGGTCGGCAGACGCAGCCGTGGCGGCACCGGCACGTCCACCGCCCGTCGGCCTGCGGCCGACAGCGACAGCGCACGCATGATGGATCTCGTCGAACGCGCTCAGGCCGGCGAGACCGACGCCTTCGGGCGCCTGTACGACCAGTACTGCGACACCGTCTACCGCTACATCTACTACCGCGTCGGCGGGAAGGCGACGGCAGAGGACCTCACCAGTGAGACCTTTCTGCGCGCCCTGCGCCGCATCTCCACCTTCACCTGGCAGGGCCGCGACTTCGGCGCCTGGCTGGTCACCATCGCCCGGAACCTGGTCGCTGATCACTTCAAGTCGAGCCGATTCCGGCTCGAAGTGACCACCGGCGAAATGCTCGACGCCAACGAGGTCGAACGCAGCCCCGAGGACTCCGTCCTGGAGTCCCTCTCCAACGCCGCCCTGCTCGAAGCGGTGCGGCGACTCAACCCCCAGCAGCAGGAGTGCGTGACCCTGCGCTTCCTGCAAGGGCTGTCCGTCGCCGAGACAGCTCGGGCGATGGGCAAGAACGAGGGTGCGATCAAGACCCTCCAGTACCGGGCCGTGCGCACTCTGGCACGACTTCTCCCGGATGACGTCCGCTGA
- a CDS encoding DUF5667 domain-containing protein, translating into MIGQVSAHRRANAFAQALEEQSLQDTAADQSEAPADQGEPGQLLALVAGLGELPKPQLDPEVKVVQRAQLVAAMEALLLEGAATEGGASEGPQVPAQRTGRGAHRAGALRKLRPRSRWSKGIAAGGLAVGVAAGAFSGVAAASSDALPGDSLYGLKRGMEDLKLGMANDNADRGEIYLDQASTRLQEARRLMERERAGSLDHEQLGEVRRALNGMNHDASEGHRLLHEAYARDGALGPIQTLSSFSRSHRSAWSKLRGRLPAQLHDVGNQVNAVFDAIDQEVEPLESQLPRHPGTTRAPRHTVPSQSAAPGTDRPGPTASASGHSGTGSDTPRPSSSGSRADQGLIGGNTGGLLDPPKPGSSPSSPDDSGPAGGGHPGAPHVTLPPLLPGLLPGLGIDAEDAQ; encoded by the coding sequence GTGATCGGACAAGTTTCGGCACACCGGCGGGCGAACGCCTTCGCCCAGGCCCTGGAGGAGCAATCGCTCCAGGACACGGCGGCCGACCAGTCAGAAGCTCCCGCCGACCAGGGCGAACCAGGGCAGTTGCTCGCCCTGGTCGCCGGTCTCGGCGAGCTACCGAAACCGCAGCTGGATCCCGAGGTCAAAGTGGTGCAGCGGGCTCAGCTCGTTGCCGCCATGGAGGCTTTGCTGCTGGAAGGCGCAGCCACGGAGGGAGGTGCGTCCGAGGGCCCTCAGGTGCCCGCCCAGCGGACCGGACGCGGCGCCCATCGGGCGGGCGCGCTCCGGAAACTGCGCCCCCGCTCCCGCTGGTCGAAGGGCATCGCTGCGGGCGGACTCGCCGTCGGTGTGGCGGCAGGAGCGTTCAGCGGCGTCGCCGCTGCCAGCTCCGACGCCCTCCCAGGTGATTCGCTGTACGGGCTGAAGCGCGGCATGGAAGATCTCAAACTGGGGATGGCGAATGACAACGCCGACCGCGGTGAGATCTATCTGGACCAGGCTTCGACCCGTCTCCAGGAGGCGCGCCGCCTCATGGAGCGCGAACGGGCAGGATCGCTCGACCACGAACAGCTGGGCGAAGTCAGGCGCGCGCTGAACGGCATGAACCACGACGCGAGTGAGGGCCACCGGCTGCTGCACGAGGCGTACGCGAGGGACGGGGCTCTCGGCCCGATCCAGACGCTCTCCTCGTTCTCCCGGTCGCACCGATCGGCCTGGAGCAAGCTCAGGGGCCGGCTGCCCGCCCAGCTGCACGACGTGGGCAACCAGGTGAACGCGGTCTTCGACGCCATAGACCAGGAGGTCGAACCCCTGGAGTCGCAGCTGCCGCGCCACCCCGGCACGACCCGTGCCCCCCGGCACACGGTGCCGTCCCAGTCGGCCGCACCAGGAACGGACCGCCCCGGGCCCACCGCGTCCGCCTCCGGCCACAGCGGGACGGGAAGCGACACACCGCGGCCCTCCAGTTCGGGCAGCAGGGCCGACCAGGGGCTGATCGGCGGAAACACCGGCGGTCTGCTCGACCCGCCGAAACCCGGCAGCAGCCCGTCGTCCCCGGATGACTCCGGCCCGGCGGGCGGTGGCCACCCCGGCGCTCCGCATGTCACTCTGCCGCCGCTGCTCCCCGGCCTGCTCCCCGGCCTGGGTATCGACGCGGAGGACGCGCAGTAG
- a CDS encoding lysophospholipid acyltransferase family protein produces MADAKVIPFGDEPRSRRVRNGKAVKRPMGRSRTAGSLAPVPEQQTGPDASPEPPVRTPEERRPAVGGLERRIAGGLAFLRRRVTGDYDVDEFGYDKELTDQVLMSLVRPLYEKYFRVEVKGIENIPSEGGALVVANHSGTLPLDGLMLQVAVHDRHPAERHLRLLAADLVFMLPVVNELARKAGHTLACTEDAERLLERGEVVGVMPEGFKGIGKPFADRYKLQRFGRGGFVSTALKAGVPIVPCSIVGAEEIYPMIGNAKTAARLLGFPYFPITPTFPWLGPLGMVPLPTKWTIQFGEPIQTDGYPAEAADDPMLMFNLTDQVREQIQHTLYKLLVERRSVFF; encoded by the coding sequence ATGGCCGATGCCAAGGTGATCCCTTTCGGCGACGAGCCGAGGTCACGGCGGGTCAGGAATGGCAAAGCCGTCAAGAGGCCGATGGGGCGCAGCCGGACGGCCGGGTCCCTGGCACCCGTACCGGAGCAGCAGACGGGGCCCGACGCCTCGCCCGAGCCGCCTGTGCGGACGCCTGAGGAGCGACGGCCGGCCGTCGGCGGCCTGGAACGGCGGATCGCCGGCGGTCTCGCCTTTCTGCGGCGGCGGGTCACCGGGGACTACGACGTCGACGAGTTCGGCTATGACAAGGAACTCACCGACCAGGTACTGATGTCGCTGGTGCGGCCGTTGTACGAGAAGTACTTCCGGGTCGAGGTGAAGGGCATCGAGAACATCCCGTCGGAGGGGGGCGCGCTGGTGGTGGCCAACCACTCGGGGACTCTTCCGCTGGACGGGCTGATGCTCCAGGTCGCGGTACATGACCGGCATCCGGCCGAACGCCATCTGCGGCTGCTCGCGGCGGACCTGGTCTTCATGCTCCCGGTCGTCAATGAGCTGGCCAGGAAGGCCGGTCACACCCTGGCGTGCACCGAGGACGCGGAACGGCTGCTGGAGCGCGGTGAGGTCGTCGGGGTGATGCCGGAGGGCTTCAAGGGCATCGGCAAGCCTTTCGCGGACCGTTACAAGCTGCAGCGTTTCGGGCGGGGCGGCTTCGTCTCGACCGCGCTGAAGGCGGGTGTGCCGATCGTGCCGTGCTCGATCGTCGGCGCGGAGGAGATCTACCCGATGATCGGCAATGCGAAGACCGCGGCGCGGCTCCTCGGCTTTCCGTACTTCCCGATCACGCCGACCTTTCCGTGGCTGGGACCGCTGGGAATGGTGCCGCTGCCGACCAAGTGGACCATCCAGTTCGGGGAGCCGATCCAGACGGACGGATATCCGGCGGAGGCGGCGGACGATCCGATGCTGATGTTCAACCTGACGGATCAGGTGCGGGAGCAGATCCAGCACACCCTGTACAAGCTGCTGGTCGAGCGCAGGTCCGTCTTCTTCTGA
- a CDS encoding NAD-dependent epimerase/dehydratase family protein, which produces MGKVVLVTGVARQLGARLVRRIQRDPEVGRVIGVDIVPPDHDLGGAHFVRADIRQPAIARVLAEYDVDTIVHMDVTGTPLGAGGSRATVKENNVIGTMQLLGACQKSPTVRRLVVKSSTSVYGSAPRDPAVFTETTPPKSLPSGGFAKDAVEVEGYVRGFARRRPDVAVCVLRFANILGPSADYPLAQYLSLPVLPTVFGYDPRLQFVHEDDVIGVLRLALGEPPRGTLNSGTFNVAGDGVLLLSQCSRRLGRPTVPVLLPAVNWVGSAMRTVGVSDFSPEQIRLLTHGRVVSTVQMRETLGFVPEYSTAEAFEDFALSRGAGLLPPRAMERAVDRVSSFATSVSKERI; this is translated from the coding sequence TTGGGCAAGGTCGTGCTTGTGACCGGAGTGGCCCGGCAGCTCGGGGCTCGGCTTGTGCGGCGCATACAGCGCGATCCCGAGGTGGGCCGGGTGATCGGGGTGGACATCGTGCCGCCCGACCATGATCTGGGCGGCGCCCATTTCGTGCGGGCGGACATCCGCCAGCCGGCCATTGCCCGGGTGCTCGCCGAGTACGACGTCGACACGATCGTGCACATGGATGTCACGGGCACGCCGCTCGGCGCCGGAGGCAGCAGGGCGACGGTCAAGGAGAACAACGTCATCGGCACCATGCAGCTGCTCGGTGCCTGCCAGAAGTCGCCGACCGTGCGTCGGCTCGTGGTGAAGTCCAGTACCAGCGTGTACGGATCGGCGCCGCGCGATCCCGCCGTCTTCACCGAGACCACGCCTCCGAAGTCACTGCCGAGCGGCGGCTTCGCCAAGGACGCGGTCGAGGTCGAGGGGTATGTGCGGGGCTTCGCCCGGCGCAGGCCCGATGTGGCTGTCTGCGTGCTCCGCTTCGCCAACATCCTGGGCCCCAGCGCGGACTACCCGCTGGCCCAGTACCTGTCACTGCCGGTGCTCCCGACCGTTTTCGGCTACGACCCGCGGCTCCAGTTCGTCCATGAGGACGACGTCATCGGGGTGCTGCGGCTCGCACTGGGTGAGCCGCCACGCGGAACGCTGAACAGCGGCACCTTCAACGTCGCAGGCGACGGTGTCCTGCTGCTCTCGCAGTGCTCCCGGCGGCTGGGACGGCCGACGGTTCCGGTGCTGCTGCCCGCCGTGAACTGGGTGGGCTCCGCCATGCGCACCGTCGGCGTCTCGGACTTCTCTCCGGAGCAGATCCGGCTGCTGACGCACGGCAGGGTGGTCAGCACCGTGCAGATGCGGGAGACACTGGGCTTCGTCCCCGAGTACTCGACGGCCGAGGCGTTCGAGGACTTCGCGCTCAGCCGTGGAGCCGGACTGCTGCCTCCCCGGGCCATGGAGCGCGCAGTCGACCGGGTATCTTCCTTTGCCACTTCTGTCAGCAAGGAGCGCATCTGA
- a CDS encoding 30S ribosomal protein bS22, translating to MGSVIKKRRKRMAKKKHRKLLKRTRVQRRNKK from the coding sequence GTGGGCTCTGTTATCAAGAAGCGGCGCAAGCGGATGGCTAAGAAGAAGCACCGCAAGCTGCTCAAGCGCACCCGCGTTCAGCGTCGCAACAAGAAGTAA
- a CDS encoding helix-turn-helix domain-containing protein: MAAGSERPLNEVKFLTVAEVASVMRVSKMTVYRLVHSGHLPAIRVGRSFRVPEQAVHEYLRESFVGVRTA; this comes from the coding sequence ATGGCTGCTGGGAGTGAAAGGCCTCTCAACGAGGTCAAGTTCCTGACCGTGGCGGAGGTCGCCTCGGTGATGCGAGTGTCCAAGATGACCGTGTACCGGCTGGTGCACAGCGGTCATCTGCCGGCGATCAGGGTGGGCAGGTCCTTCCGGGTTCCGGAGCAAGCAGTGCACGAGTACCTTCGCGAGTCCTTCGTGGGGGTCAGGACCGCCTAG
- a CDS encoding phosphatase, whose amino-acid sequence MLSTGALRAHLLAARLAGPVATARETSLRSYRLFAARDPRVTLGLDPEQCWDEGDLLRLMARKCGVSGDPRHVSGPDVIDPERTLAALDAFADRLAAAVVRRAAVLFGTGHPHRLLGFYAALADAVSAAGCDVLTPAEGRRVDITTRFGVRTYNLEYARGVALMREPGVRAPGSEPGAHTHSPLPVRVALEAAATSGGGLPGLVVGDHGWVCGAGQLGIEAIGLADTDDPALFVGEAEGRVSVAVPLDDAVRSDYYRPLTRYVLNRARLSQ is encoded by the coding sequence GTGTTGAGCACCGGCGCCCTCCGTGCGCATCTGTTGGCGGCCAGGCTGGCCGGCCCTGTGGCCACCGCCAGGGAGACGAGTCTGCGCAGCTACCGCCTCTTTGCCGCCCGGGACCCCCGGGTGACACTGGGGCTCGATCCCGAACAGTGCTGGGACGAAGGGGATTTGCTGCGGCTGATGGCCCGGAAATGCGGGGTGTCCGGCGACCCGCGGCATGTGTCGGGACCCGATGTCATCGATCCCGAAAGGACGTTGGCCGCCCTGGACGCGTTCGCCGACCGGCTGGCGGCGGCGGTCGTCCGGCGGGCGGCGGTGCTGTTCGGCACCGGGCATCCACATCGGCTGCTCGGTTTCTACGCCGCGCTGGCAGACGCCGTGTCGGCGGCCGGATGTGACGTCCTCACCCCCGCAGAGGGTCGCCGTGTCGACATAACGACCCGGTTCGGCGTACGTACCTACAACCTGGAGTACGCCCGAGGCGTCGCGCTGATGCGCGAACCAGGCGTGCGCGCCCCGGGGAGTGAGCCGGGCGCACATACCCATTCCCCGCTGCCCGTCCGAGTGGCTCTGGAGGCTGCCGCGACGAGTGGCGGCGGGCTGCCCGGGCTTGTGGTGGGGGACCATGGATGGGTCTGCGGCGCAGGTCAGCTGGGCATCGAGGCCATCGGTCTGGCCGATACGGACGATCCGGCGCTGTTCGTCGGGGAGGCCGAGGGGCGGGTGTCCGTGGCCGTTCCGCTGGATGATGCCGTGCGGTCCGACTACTACCGACCGCTTACGCGCTATGTACTCAATCGGGCGCGTCTGTCCCAGTAG